Proteins co-encoded in one Diaminobutyricimonas sp. LJ205 genomic window:
- the sdhA gene encoding succinate dehydrogenase flavoprotein subunit has product MPEFEDGSIVDGVHYHQFDIVIVGAGGAGMRAAIEAGPQAKTAVISKLYPTRSHTGAAQGGMAAALANVEEDSWEWHTFDTVKGGDYLVDQDAAEILAKEAIDAVLDLENMGLPFNRTPDGKIDQRRFGGHTADHGKTPVRRACYAADRTGHMILQTLYQNCVKHGINFFNEFYVLDLVMNDGKPAGVVAYELSTGDIHVFQAKAVIFATGGFGKVFKTTSNAHTLTGDGVGIIWRKGLPLEDMEFFQFHPTGLAGLGILLTEGARGEGAILRNASGERFMERYAPTIKDLAPRDIVARCMVQEVAEGRGAGPNKDYVYLDCTHLGAEVLETKLPDITEFARTYLGVDPVTEPVPVMPTAHYAMGGIPTNVNAEVLQDNDTVVPGLYAAGECACVSVHGSNRLGTNSLLDINVFGKRAGNNAVAYVKDADWVPLPDDPAKNVRESLAALRDSTGTERVSVLRKELQESMDRNAQVFRTDESLAQVTEVIHGLRERYRHVSVQDKGKRFNTDLLEAVELGFLLDLAEVVVFSARNRKESRGGHMRDDYPDRDDENYMKHTMAYLTGDRKSADAADHIRLDWKPVVITRYQPMERKY; this is encoded by the coding sequence ATGCCTGAATTCGAAGACGGATCGATTGTCGACGGGGTGCACTACCACCAGTTCGACATCGTGATCGTGGGTGCCGGCGGTGCCGGCATGCGCGCCGCCATCGAGGCAGGTCCCCAAGCTAAGACCGCCGTGATTTCGAAGCTGTACCCGACCCGGTCGCACACCGGCGCAGCGCAGGGCGGCATGGCCGCCGCGCTCGCGAACGTCGAGGAAGACAGCTGGGAGTGGCACACCTTCGACACCGTCAAGGGTGGCGACTACCTGGTCGACCAGGATGCCGCCGAGATTCTTGCGAAGGAGGCCATCGACGCGGTCCTCGACCTCGAGAACATGGGCCTTCCGTTCAACCGCACGCCGGACGGCAAGATCGACCAGCGTCGCTTCGGCGGCCACACCGCCGACCACGGCAAGACCCCGGTGCGCCGCGCCTGCTACGCCGCCGACCGCACCGGGCACATGATCCTGCAGACGCTGTACCAGAACTGCGTCAAGCACGGCATCAACTTCTTCAACGAGTTCTACGTGCTCGACCTCGTTATGAACGACGGCAAGCCGGCCGGCGTGGTCGCCTACGAGCTGTCGACCGGGGACATCCACGTCTTCCAGGCGAAGGCTGTCATCTTCGCCACCGGCGGCTTCGGCAAGGTCTTCAAGACCACCTCGAACGCGCACACCCTGACCGGCGACGGCGTCGGCATCATCTGGCGCAAGGGCCTGCCGCTCGAGGACATGGAGTTCTTCCAGTTCCACCCGACCGGACTCGCCGGTCTCGGCATCCTGCTCACCGAAGGTGCGCGCGGTGAAGGTGCGATCCTTCGCAACGCCAGCGGTGAACGCTTCATGGAGCGTTACGCGCCCACCATCAAGGACCTCGCCCCGCGTGACATCGTCGCCCGCTGCATGGTCCAAGAGGTGGCCGAGGGCCGCGGCGCCGGACCGAACAAGGACTACGTCTACCTGGACTGCACGCACCTCGGTGCCGAGGTTCTGGAGACTAAGCTGCCCGACATCACCGAGTTCGCCCGCACCTACCTCGGCGTCGACCCGGTCACCGAGCCGGTGCCGGTTATGCCGACCGCGCACTACGCGATGGGCGGCATCCCGACCAACGTCAACGCCGAGGTGCTGCAGGACAACGACACGGTCGTGCCCGGCCTGTACGCCGCAGGCGAGTGCGCCTGCGTTTCGGTGCACGGCTCGAACCGCCTGGGCACCAACTCGCTGCTCGACATCAACGTGTTCGGCAAGCGCGCCGGCAACAACGCGGTCGCATACGTGAAGGACGCCGACTGGGTTCCGCTGCCGGATGACCCGGCGAAGAACGTGCGCGAATCCCTCGCCGCCCTGCGTGACTCGACCGGGACCGAGCGCGTCTCTGTGCTGCGCAAGGAACTGCAGGAGTCGATGGACCGCAACGCGCAGGTGTTCCGCACCGACGAGTCGCTGGCCCAGGTGACCGAGGTCATCCACGGACTGCGTGAGCGTTACCGCCACGTGTCGGTGCAGGATAAGGGCAAGCGGTTCAACACCGACCTGCTTGAGGCCGTCGAACTCGGCTTCCTGCTTGACCTCGCCGAGGTGGTCGTGTTCTCCGCCCGGAACCGCAAGGAGTCTCGCGGAGGCCACATGCGCGACGACTATCCTGACCGCGACGACGAGAACTACATGAAGCACACGATGGCGTATCTGACCGGCGACCGTAAGTCGGCGGATGCCGCCGACCACATTCGACTGGATTGGAAGCCCGTGGTCATCACCCGCTACCAGCCCATGGAAAGGAAGTACTAG
- a CDS encoding BMP family protein: MTIRTAARPAVLIVTAALLLAGCASAPSESNAESDATDYCARMVTNSGGLEDRSFNQSSWEGLQLASDELGIDVDAIVSQNETDLAPNVEQAVGTGCEFILTVGWELAEATSEEAAANPDLHFSIVDEVVEGDNIKPIVFDTAQAAFLAGYLAAGVSQTGIVGTFGGGNQPPVTLFMDGFVDGVDKYNEAHGTSVAVIGWNKDTQEGQFTGDFENTTLGKTTTEAMLDQGADVILPVAGQVGEGAAAAVLEHGNSSLIWVDNDGYETLPENFKPIVLTSILKNTQDAVRDIVSDDLNGEFDNASYIGTLENGGVEIAPFHDRASLVSAELAAEIDELRAQIIAGELEITSTATPK, translated from the coding sequence ATGACCATTCGCACTGCCGCACGCCCCGCTGTTCTGATCGTCACCGCCGCCCTGCTGCTCGCCGGCTGCGCGTCCGCTCCCTCCGAATCCAACGCGGAGTCGGATGCCACGGACTACTGCGCCCGCATGGTGACCAACTCCGGCGGACTCGAGGACCGTTCCTTCAACCAGTCCAGCTGGGAAGGCCTGCAGCTCGCATCCGATGAGCTCGGGATCGACGTCGACGCGATCGTGTCGCAGAACGAGACCGACCTGGCACCGAACGTCGAGCAGGCGGTCGGCACCGGCTGCGAGTTCATCCTCACCGTCGGCTGGGAGCTGGCCGAGGCCACCTCCGAAGAGGCCGCGGCGAACCCCGACCTGCACTTCTCGATCGTTGACGAGGTAGTCGAAGGCGACAACATCAAGCCGATCGTGTTCGACACCGCCCAGGCCGCGTTCCTCGCCGGTTACCTGGCAGCCGGCGTCAGCCAGACCGGAATCGTCGGCACATTCGGCGGCGGCAACCAGCCGCCGGTCACCCTGTTCATGGACGGTTTTGTCGACGGCGTCGACAAGTACAACGAGGCGCACGGGACATCCGTCGCCGTGATCGGCTGGAACAAGGACACCCAGGAGGGCCAGTTCACCGGCGACTTCGAGAACACCACGCTGGGCAAGACCACGACCGAGGCGATGCTCGACCAGGGCGCCGACGTCATCCTTCCGGTCGCCGGCCAGGTCGGTGAAGGCGCCGCGGCGGCCGTGCTCGAACACGGCAACTCCTCGCTGATCTGGGTCGACAACGACGGCTACGAGACGCTGCCCGAGAACTTCAAGCCGATCGTGCTCACCAGCATCCTCAAGAACACCCAGGACGCGGTTCGCGACATCGTGAGCGATGACCTCAACGGCGAGTTCGACAACGCCTCCTACATCGGCACGCTCGAGAACGGTGGAGTCGAGATCGCGCCATTCCACGACCGCGCCTCGCTGGTGTCCGCTGAGCTTGCGGCAGAGATCGACGAACTGCGCGCGCAGATCATCGCTGGGGAGCTCGAGATCACGTCGACCGCTACCCCTAAATAG
- the ptsP gene encoding phosphoenolpyruvate--protein phosphotransferase has product MELQGVGVGQAVAVGPVLRMPDPLPEPPDAQHAGDAATENAAVGEALAAVAAELTARGEQAGGPARAVLDAAALMAQDPMLVDDITARVNAGSTGERAVFDAFATFQQLLIGMGGYMAERAADLGDVAQRVIAQLRGVPAPGVPQSDIPFILVAADLAPADTALLDLGKVLALVTRDGGPTSHTAILARAKSIPAIVGVEGAMQLTDGTMIVADAASGTVTVDPSDEQIAHARRRIAERAALVSAPISDGALADGTPVPLLANLGNLDEIPAAVDLGAEGVGLFRTEFLFLGAQTAPSVASQQASYSKLLEAFAGRKVVVRALDAGADKPLAFLSDVHQPETHEQNPALGLRGLRVLRVREEVLRDQLKALKAAQDATNAELWVMAPMVADVEETEYFVRLGRELGLNTVGVMAEVPSLALMAEQVLESADFVSIGTNDLTQYTLAADRMLGTVAQYQDPWHPAVLRMIKLLGDAGAARGKPVGVCGEAAADPQLAVVLVGLGVTTLSMTPAALADVRAELATVTLERARTRASAALSARTAADARAAAAAL; this is encoded by the coding sequence ATGGAACTGCAGGGGGTCGGCGTCGGGCAGGCGGTCGCCGTCGGGCCGGTGCTGCGGATGCCGGACCCGCTGCCGGAACCGCCGGACGCCCAGCACGCCGGAGACGCCGCCACCGAGAACGCCGCGGTGGGGGAGGCGCTCGCCGCCGTCGCCGCCGAACTCACCGCCCGCGGCGAACAGGCCGGCGGCCCGGCCAGGGCGGTGCTGGACGCCGCCGCGCTGATGGCGCAGGACCCGATGCTGGTCGATGACATCACCGCCCGGGTGAACGCGGGCTCCACCGGAGAACGCGCGGTGTTCGACGCCTTCGCCACCTTCCAGCAGTTGCTGATCGGGATGGGCGGTTACATGGCCGAGCGCGCCGCCGACCTCGGCGACGTGGCACAGCGGGTGATCGCCCAGTTGCGCGGCGTTCCCGCTCCGGGCGTGCCCCAGAGCGACATCCCGTTCATCCTGGTCGCCGCTGACCTCGCCCCCGCCGACACCGCGCTGCTCGATCTGGGCAAGGTGCTCGCGCTGGTCACGCGAGATGGTGGGCCGACCAGTCACACCGCGATCCTCGCCCGGGCAAAGTCGATCCCGGCGATTGTCGGCGTCGAGGGTGCCATGCAGTTGACCGACGGCACGATGATCGTCGCGGACGCGGCATCCGGAACCGTCACCGTGGACCCGTCCGACGAGCAGATCGCGCACGCCCGGCGCCGGATCGCCGAACGCGCGGCACTCGTGAGCGCACCGATCAGCGACGGTGCGCTGGCGGACGGCACCCCGGTGCCGCTGCTCGCCAACCTCGGGAACCTCGACGAGATCCCCGCCGCCGTGGACCTCGGCGCGGAGGGAGTCGGCCTGTTCCGCACCGAGTTCCTCTTCCTCGGCGCACAGACCGCGCCCAGCGTCGCCAGCCAGCAGGCCAGCTACTCGAAGCTGCTCGAGGCGTTTGCGGGCAGGAAGGTCGTGGTGCGTGCGCTCGACGCCGGCGCCGACAAGCCGCTCGCGTTCCTCAGCGACGTTCACCAGCCCGAGACGCACGAGCAGAACCCGGCGCTCGGGCTCCGCGGCCTGCGGGTGCTGCGGGTGCGCGAGGAGGTGCTGCGCGACCAGCTGAAGGCTTTGAAGGCGGCGCAGGATGCCACGAACGCCGAGCTCTGGGTGATGGCGCCGATGGTCGCCGACGTCGAGGAGACCGAGTACTTCGTGCGGCTGGGCCGTGAGCTCGGGCTGAACACCGTCGGGGTGATGGCTGAGGTGCCGAGCCTCGCGCTGATGGCCGAGCAGGTGCTCGAATCCGCCGATTTCGTCTCGATCGGCACCAACGACCTGACCCAGTACACGCTCGCCGCGGACCGGATGCTCGGCACCGTGGCGCAGTACCAGGACCCGTGGCATCCGGCTGTGCTGCGCATGATCAAGCTGCTCGGCGACGCCGGCGCTGCCAGAGGGAAGCCGGTGGGCGTGTGCGGTGAGGCTGCCGCCGACCCGCAACTGGCGGTCGTGCTGGTCGGTCTCGGGGTGACGACGCTGTCGATGACGCCGGCGGCGCTCGCCGACGTGCGGGCCGAACTCGCGACGGTCACCCTCGAGCGGGCGCGGACGCGGGCATCCGCAGCCCTGTCCGCCCGCACCGCCGCCGACGCGCGCGCGGCCGCCGCTGCCTTGTAG
- a CDS encoding BMP family protein, which produces MRITSRKSAVGGLALVGVSALVLAGCAAAPEDEGNGDGAATSDFLPCMVSDAGGFDDKSFNQLGFEGLEAASETLGVEPVTVESAAETDYASNLTNLVAQGCNLIVTVGFALAEAAAQFAEENPEIEFVSIDDPIDLDFDGETDFPNIKPLVYDTAQAAFLAGYLAAGISQTGAVGTFGGMQFPTVTIFMDGFAQGVAHYNEVKGANVQVFGWDSAAATGTFTGGFAAGTEALNAANSLIGQNIDVLLPVGGPIYQSAAAAIRDSGREIAMVGVDADQFETDPSIGDLLLTSIRKGMDVSVEEAVTMAGEGNFDNTPYVGTLENGGVSIADYHDWSDRVPAELDAEVKALQEAIISGEVKVTSYLAK; this is translated from the coding sequence TTGAGAATCACATCGCGCAAGTCCGCCGTTGGCGGCCTCGCACTGGTCGGCGTGAGCGCGCTCGTGCTCGCCGGCTGTGCTGCAGCACCCGAGGATGAAGGCAACGGCGACGGCGCCGCGACCTCTGACTTCCTGCCCTGCATGGTTTCCGACGCCGGCGGCTTCGACGACAAGTCGTTCAACCAGCTCGGATTCGAAGGCCTGGAGGCGGCGTCCGAAACGCTCGGTGTTGAGCCCGTCACGGTAGAGTCGGCCGCCGAAACTGACTACGCGTCGAACCTCACCAACCTTGTCGCGCAGGGCTGCAACCTGATCGTCACCGTCGGCTTCGCGCTCGCCGAGGCTGCCGCGCAGTTCGCTGAGGAGAACCCGGAGATCGAGTTCGTCTCGATCGACGACCCGATCGACCTCGACTTCGACGGCGAAACCGACTTCCCGAACATCAAGCCGCTGGTGTACGACACCGCGCAGGCCGCGTTCCTCGCCGGCTACCTGGCTGCTGGTATCTCGCAGACCGGTGCCGTTGGCACCTTCGGTGGCATGCAGTTCCCGACCGTCACCATCTTCATGGACGGCTTCGCCCAGGGTGTCGCCCACTACAACGAGGTCAAGGGCGCCAACGTCCAGGTCTTCGGTTGGGACAGCGCTGCTGCGACCGGCACCTTCACCGGTGGCTTCGCCGCCGGCACCGAGGCGCTGAACGCTGCCAACTCGCTGATCGGCCAGAACATCGACGTGCTGCTGCCCGTCGGTGGCCCGATCTACCAGAGCGCCGCTGCCGCCATCCGCGACTCCGGCCGTGAGATCGCCATGGTCGGTGTTGACGCCGACCAGTTCGAGACCGACCCGTCGATCGGCGACCTGCTGCTGACCTCGATCCGCAAGGGCATGGATGTCTCGGTCGAGGAAGCTGTCACCATGGCAGGCGAAGGCAACTTCGACAACACGCCGTACGTGGGCACCCTCGAAAACGGCGGCGTCAGCATCGCCGACTACCACGACTGGTCTGACCGCGTTCCGGCTGAGCTCGATGCCGAGGTGAAGGCGCTCCAGGAGGCCATCATCTCGGGCGAGGTCAAGGTCACCTCGTACCTGGCGAAGTAA
- a CDS encoding succinate dehydrogenase iron-sulfur subunit — protein MSEAAEAPVEVIQSFTVTLIIRRFDPEVDEEPRWVDYDVEMYPTDRILDALHKIKWDVDGSLSFRRSCAHGICGSDAMRINGRNRLACKTLIKDLDISQPIYVEAIKGLPLEKDLIVDMEPFFQSYREIQPFLQASSKPEKERIQSVAERAKFDDTTKCILCAACTSSCPVFWTDGQYFGPAAIVNAHRFIFDSRDEEAKTRLDILNDKEGVWRCRTTFNCTEACPRGIQVTQAIAEVKQAMMTGKV, from the coding sequence ATGAGCGAGGCAGCCGAAGCCCCCGTCGAGGTCATTCAGTCCTTCACGGTCACGCTGATCATCCGCCGGTTCGACCCCGAGGTCGACGAAGAACCGCGCTGGGTGGACTACGACGTCGAGATGTACCCGACCGACCGCATCCTCGACGCGCTGCACAAGATCAAGTGGGATGTCGACGGCTCGCTGTCGTTCCGCCGCAGCTGTGCACACGGCATCTGTGGCTCGGACGCGATGCGGATCAACGGCCGCAACCGCCTGGCCTGCAAGACGCTGATCAAGGATCTCGACATCTCGCAGCCGATCTACGTCGAGGCCATCAAGGGCCTGCCGCTGGAGAAGGACCTCATCGTCGACATGGAGCCGTTCTTCCAGTCGTACCGCGAGATCCAGCCGTTCCTGCAGGCTTCGTCGAAGCCCGAGAAGGAGCGCATCCAGTCGGTCGCCGAGCGCGCGAAGTTCGACGACACCACCAAGTGCATCCTCTGCGCCGCGTGCACCTCGAGCTGCCCGGTGTTCTGGACCGACGGTCAGTACTTCGGTCCGGCCGCGATCGTCAACGCGCACCGGTTCATCTTCGACTCCCGCGATGAGGAAGCGAAGACCCGCCTCGACATCCTGAACGACAAGGAAGGCGTGTGGCGTTGCCGCACCACCTTCAACTGCACCGAGGCTTGCCCCCGCGGCATCCAGGTGACCCAGGCCATCGCCGAGGTCAAGCAGGCGATGATGACCGGCAAGGTCTAG
- a CDS encoding chaplin family protein, with protein sequence MQKIISRGLYGLLFAGGITLLGATAANAVDTTGEDGIASGNLIEAPVTVPVTLDGNAISLIGDSTANGGRAASSPTIAAPTDDASTTSGEDGIGSGNVVSPDVVAPVGVTGNSITLIGDSSATSSSDAVAAPVAPNGDAAATNGDDGIASGNLVAPDVAASVGVTGNSITLIGDSRAMGSSGEESADAAPVTRKGEAAAMSGEDGIASGNLVSPGMTAPVQVTGNAIAALGDSILGKPAVSESTEPSQSGKAERSAPGKAATSDEGKAEASDDGIVWRGPVSLIGQPNASDVTVGAVVSERHAGSDPVATSPDATGPGAIDSNATPPALAPCDISVAGSAGAVLASATTPTGTSPAEMLLLVMALVFGGATAGLLWKVNRM encoded by the coding sequence ATGCAGAAAATCATCTCCAGGGGGCTCTACGGCCTCCTGTTCGCCGGCGGCATCACGCTGCTCGGCGCGACGGCGGCGAATGCCGTCGACACCACCGGCGAGGACGGCATCGCCTCGGGCAACCTCATTGAGGCGCCGGTCACCGTTCCGGTCACGCTGGATGGCAACGCCATCAGCCTGATCGGCGACTCGACCGCCAACGGCGGCCGTGCCGCATCCTCACCGACCATCGCGGCGCCGACCGACGACGCCTCCACCACGTCAGGTGAGGACGGGATCGGCTCGGGCAACGTGGTGTCGCCGGATGTCGTGGCTCCGGTCGGTGTGACCGGCAACTCGATCACCCTGATCGGTGACTCGAGCGCGACGAGCTCGTCCGATGCGGTCGCCGCTCCGGTGGCGCCCAACGGCGACGCGGCGGCCACGAACGGCGACGACGGCATCGCCTCCGGCAACCTGGTGGCGCCGGATGTCGCCGCCTCGGTGGGTGTGACCGGCAACTCGATCACGCTGATCGGTGACTCGCGTGCGATGGGCTCGTCCGGTGAGGAGTCGGCGGATGCGGCTCCTGTCACTCGCAAGGGCGAGGCGGCAGCCATGAGCGGCGAGGACGGCATCGCTTCCGGCAACCTGGTCTCGCCCGGCATGACAGCGCCGGTCCAGGTCACGGGTAACGCGATTGCAGCGCTCGGCGATTCCATACTGGGCAAGCCGGCCGTCAGCGAATCGACTGAGCCCTCCCAGTCGGGCAAGGCGGAGCGGTCCGCGCCTGGCAAGGCGGCGACATCCGATGAGGGCAAGGCGGAGGCATCCGATGACGGCATCGTTTGGAGGGGTCCGGTGTCCTTGATCGGCCAGCCGAACGCGTCCGACGTGACGGTCGGCGCAGTCGTGTCGGAACGTCATGCGGGGTCCGATCCGGTCGCGACCAGTCCGGATGCGACCGGCCCGGGCGCGATCGACTCGAATGCCACCCCGCCCGCGCTTGCGCCGTGTGACATCAGCGTCGCCGGATCGGCTGGGGCCGTGCTCGCGTCGGCAACGACTCCGACCGGCACCAGCCCGGCGGAGATGCTCTTGCTGGTGATGGCACTGGTGTTCGGTGGTGCCACCGCAGGCCTGCTGTGGAAGGTGAACCGGATGTAG
- a CDS encoding glycosyltransferase family 4 protein: MTTSVRKVLDHLAAEGHEAMVIVPAAGAPAAYAGFPVHEVPAIAYRQFPVGLPNLQLQRLIADFAPDVIHAASPFLLGAQAIAAGRKLGIPSVAIFQTDVAGYARRNRLAAAEKFAWRVVKWIHEGADLTLAPSTASMADLQRVGVERLGRWGRGVDVATYHPNNRLAADAIQLRDQLAPHSELVIGYVGRFAPEKQIERLRALRGLPGIRLALVGDGPSMPNVQRALHGMPVTYLGPLGGRQLAAAYASFDVFVHTGSEETFGQTLQEAHASGVPVIAPRAGGPIDLIDHGANGFLFEPDDERMLRSQVQTLVADDVLRARMGEAGRRAVLGKTWASICGELVGHYESVVARKAVSVR, encoded by the coding sequence GTGACCACCAGCGTGCGCAAGGTGCTCGACCACCTCGCCGCCGAAGGCCACGAGGCGATGGTCATCGTCCCGGCCGCGGGTGCACCCGCCGCCTACGCCGGGTTCCCGGTGCACGAGGTCCCGGCGATCGCTTACCGGCAGTTCCCGGTCGGGCTGCCCAACCTGCAGTTGCAACGCCTGATCGCCGATTTCGCGCCGGATGTCATCCACGCCGCATCCCCTTTTCTGCTTGGTGCGCAGGCGATCGCCGCTGGCCGCAAGCTCGGCATCCCGTCCGTCGCGATCTTCCAGACGGATGTCGCCGGCTACGCCCGCCGCAACCGGCTTGCCGCCGCCGAGAAGTTCGCCTGGCGAGTCGTCAAGTGGATTCATGAGGGCGCCGATCTCACCCTCGCCCCGTCGACCGCGTCGATGGCCGACCTGCAGCGCGTCGGCGTGGAGCGGCTCGGCCGTTGGGGCCGCGGAGTGGATGTCGCCACCTACCACCCGAACAACCGGCTTGCCGCCGACGCCATCCAGCTGCGCGACCAGTTGGCCCCGCACAGCGAATTGGTGATCGGGTACGTCGGCCGGTTCGCGCCCGAGAAGCAGATCGAACGCCTGCGCGCGCTGCGCGGGCTTCCCGGCATCCGCCTCGCCCTGGTCGGCGACGGCCCCTCAATGCCCAACGTGCAGCGTGCACTGCACGGCATGCCGGTGACCTATCTCGGCCCGCTCGGCGGCCGCCAGCTTGCCGCCGCGTACGCCAGCTTCGACGTGTTCGTGCACACCGGCAGCGAAGAGACCTTCGGGCAGACCCTGCAGGAAGCGCACGCCAGCGGCGTCCCGGTGATCGCCCCTCGGGCCGGTGGACCGATCGACTTGATCGACCACGGCGCGAACGGGTTCCTGTTCGAGCCGGACGACGAGCGGATGCTGCGGTCCCAGGTCCAGACGCTGGTTGCCGATGATGTCCTGCGCGCCCGGATGGGCGAAGCAGGTCGCCGTGCGGTGCTCGGCAAGACCTGGGCGAGCATCTGCGGCGAGCTCGTCGGTCACTACGAGTCGGTCGTCGCGAGGAAGGCCGTCAGCGTCCGCTGA
- a CDS encoding mannose-1-phosphate guanylyltransferase → MTETPGLDRFYSVIPAGGIGSRLWPLSRADAPKFLHDLTGSGQSLVRDTWDRLGPLAGEERIMVVTGRAHRAAVERQIPALADENVVLESEPRDSSAAIGLAAAILERREPGVIIGSFAADHVIRDARGFRRAVIEAVAAADAGYIATIGITPTEPAIGFGYIHCGEPLSITGAPTAVAVDSFVEKPNLATAKKYVASGDYLWNGGMFITRASVLLEQLGKSEPELLAGLLELAEAWDTPRRGAVVDKVWPTLKKIAIDYTVAEPAATEGKLAVIPGDFDWDDVGDFASLAKLHSGGRKSDLAILGENARVLADASSGVVVSQTNRLISLIGVNDIVVVDTPDALLVTTSANAQRVKAVVDALKISGRNDVL, encoded by the coding sequence ATGACTGAGACCCCCGGACTCGACCGCTTCTACAGTGTGATCCCCGCCGGCGGGATCGGCTCGAGGCTGTGGCCGCTCTCGCGGGCGGATGCGCCGAAGTTCCTGCACGATCTCACCGGCTCCGGGCAGAGCCTGGTGCGCGACACCTGGGACCGGCTCGGCCCGCTCGCCGGCGAGGAGCGCATCATGGTGGTCACCGGTCGGGCCCACCGGGCGGCGGTCGAGAGGCAGATCCCTGCGCTCGCCGACGAGAACGTTGTGCTCGAGAGCGAGCCGCGTGACTCCAGCGCCGCGATCGGCCTGGCCGCTGCGATTCTGGAACGCCGCGAGCCGGGCGTCATCATCGGCTCGTTCGCCGCCGACCATGTCATCCGCGACGCCCGCGGCTTCCGCCGTGCGGTGATCGAGGCGGTCGCCGCGGCGGATGCCGGGTACATCGCCACGATCGGCATCACCCCGACCGAGCCAGCGATCGGCTTCGGTTACATCCACTGCGGAGAGCCGCTGAGCATCACCGGCGCGCCAACGGCCGTCGCCGTCGACTCCTTTGTCGAGAAGCCCAACCTCGCGACCGCGAAGAAGTACGTCGCCAGCGGCGACTACCTGTGGAACGGCGGCATGTTCATCACCCGTGCCAGCGTGCTGCTCGAACAGCTGGGCAAGTCGGAGCCGGAGCTGCTCGCCGGACTGCTTGAACTGGCCGAGGCGTGGGACACTCCGCGCCGTGGTGCCGTTGTCGACAAGGTCTGGCCGACGCTGAAGAAGATCGCGATCGATTACACGGTTGCCGAGCCCGCAGCCACCGAGGGCAAGCTGGCCGTGATCCCGGGCGACTTCGACTGGGACGACGTCGGCGACTTCGCCTCGCTCGCCAAGCTGCACTCGGGCGGGCGCAAGTCCGATCTCGCGATCCTCGGCGAGAACGCCCGAGTGCTCGCCGACGCATCCAGCGGCGTGGTCGTCAGCCAGACCAATCGGCTGATTTCGCTGATCGGCGTCAATGACATCGTCGTGGTGGACACCCCGGATGCCCTGCTCGTGACGACCAGTGCCAACGCGCAGCGCGTGAAGGCGGTCGTCGACGCGTTGAAGATCTCCGGGCGCAACGACGTCCTTTAA
- the sdhC gene encoding succinate dehydrogenase, cytochrome b556 subunit: MAASPSGRSVPKISPPQRPAGTLYRGREGMWSWVLHRITGVAIFFFLLVHVLDTALVRVSPEAYNAVIGAYQTPIMGLGEVALVAAIVFHAFNGLRIILIDFWAGGTKYHRVMFWIVIALSVITMLAFTPRHLINVFSH, translated from the coding sequence CTGGCGGCATCGCCGTCCGGGCGCTCCGTTCCTAAGATTTCACCTCCGCAGCGACCCGCAGGCACCCTGTACCGCGGCCGCGAAGGCATGTGGTCGTGGGTACTGCACCGCATCACCGGGGTTGCGATCTTCTTCTTCCTCTTGGTGCACGTGCTCGACACCGCACTGGTGCGGGTCAGCCCGGAGGCCTACAACGCGGTCATCGGCGCCTACCAGACGCCCATCATGGGCCTCGGTGAGGTTGCCCTGGTCGCCGCGATCGTGTTCCACGCCTTCAATGGCCTGCGCATCATCCTGATCGACTTCTGGGCGGGCGGTACCAAGTACCACCGCGTGATGTTCTGGATCGTCATCGCCCTCTCGGTGATCACGATGCTGGCCTTCACCCCGCGCCACCTGATCAACGTCTTCAGCCACTAA
- a CDS encoding succinate dehydrogenase hydrophobic membrane anchor subunit, with protein MSTAIESPRSTRGVRRKGVNWEKWGWIYMRASGVVLVVLIFGHLFWNLMLGEGINAIDFGFVGGKLANPFWQWWDVLMLWLALIHGSNGMRTLVNDYTRNETVRRILVGAIGAAAAVLIILGTLVVFTFDPCPPVSADQLDLLPSFCGDL; from the coding sequence ATGTCTACTGCAATCGAATCCCCCCGATCCACCCGTGGAGTGCGCCGTAAGGGCGTGAACTGGGAAAAGTGGGGCTGGATCTACATGCGCGCCTCGGGCGTCGTCCTGGTCGTGCTGATCTTCGGCCACCTGTTCTGGAACCTCATGCTCGGCGAGGGCATCAACGCGATCGACTTCGGCTTCGTCGGCGGCAAGCTGGCGAACCCGTTCTGGCAGTGGTGGGACGTGCTGATGCTGTGGCTCGCGCTGATCCACGGCTCGAACGGTATGCGCACCCTCGTGAACGACTACACCCGCAACGAGACCGTCCGCCGCATCCTGGTCGGCGCGATCGGCGCGGCCGCCGCGGTGCTGATCATCCTCGGCACCCTCGTCGTGTTCACCTTCGACCCCTGCCCGCCTGTATCAGCCGACCAGCTGGACCTGCTGCCTAGCTTCTGTGGAGACCTGTAA